In one window of Megalops cyprinoides isolate fMegCyp1 chromosome 24, fMegCyp1.pri, whole genome shotgun sequence DNA:
- the LOC118771497 gene encoding E3 ubiquitin/ISG15 ligase TRIM25-like yields MATSISVEQDQFSCSICLDLLKDPVAIPCGHSYCMDCIKGCWDQDDQIGVYSCPQCRQTFTPRPVLGRNTMLAEVVEKLKKTGLQAAPPAHCYAGPGDVACDVCTERKRKAVKFCLVCLASYCETDLMLHDKVSRGKVHKLVDATGKLQDKICPRHDKLLEIYCRTDQRCICYLCTMDEHRGHDTVSAAAERTEKQKHLGATQKESQQKIQEREKELQDLRQAVESLTRSAQAAVEDSERIFTELICSIERRRSEVKELIRDQEKAAVSQAEGVMERLEQEIAELRRRDAELEQLSHTDDHIHYLQSCKSLCGPPESGDLPSISVNLDVSFGFVRNSVSDLKEQLEDICKEKLDNISETVHKISIELPPEGEDMTEYYDSEEIDCDSPPSPVRANIKTPCLGEQKKSPPVVPKFVAPKLVAPKLVRIK; encoded by the exons ATGGCAACCAGTATCTCAGTGGAGCAGGACCAGTTTAGCTGTTCAATCTGTCTGGATCTGCTGAAGGATCCGGTGGCTattccctgtggacacagttactgtatggaCTGTattaagggctgctgggatcaggatgaTCAAATTGGTGTctacagctgtccccagtgcagGCAGACCTTCACTCCAAGGCCGGTTCTGGGCAGAAACACCATGCTGGCTGAAGtggtggagaaactgaagaagaCAGGACTCcaagctgctcctcctgctcactgttacgCTGGACCTGGAGACGTGGCGTGTGATGTCTGCACCGAGAGAAAGCGCAAAGCCGTCAAGTTCTGTCTTGTCTGTTTGGCCTCTTACTGTGAAACTGATCTAATGCTTCACGATAAAGTCAGCAGAGGAAAGGTACATAAACTGGTTGACGCCACAGGAAAACTGCAAGACAAAATTTGTCCTCGTCATGACAAACTGCTGGAGATTTACTGCCGCACTGATCAGCGGTGTATCTGTTATCTGTGTACAatggatgaacacagaggccatgatacagtctcagctgcagcagaaaggactgagaaacag AAACACCTGGGGGCGACACAAAAGGAATCCCAGCAGAAgatccaggagagagagaaggagctgcaggatctgagacaggctgtggagtcACTCACG cgctctgcacaggcagcagtggaggacagtgagaggatctttactgagctgaTCTGCTCCATTGAGAGAAGGCGTTCTGAGGTGAAagagctgatcagagatcaggagaaggctgcagtgagtcaggCTGAAGGAGTCATGGAGCgactggagcaggagattgctgagctgaggaggagagatgctgagctggagcagctttcacacacagatgatCACATCCATTACCTCCAG AGCTGTAAGTCTCTCTGTGGCCCTCCTGAAAGTGGAGACTTACCCAGCATCTCTGTGAATCTTGACGTCTCCTTTGGGTTTGTGAGGAACTCTGTGTCTGACCTGAAAGAGCAACTCGAAGACATCTGCAAGGAGAAATTAGACAACATCTCTGAAACAG TGCATAAGATCTCTATTGAGCTGCCTCCAGAGGGTGAAGACATGACTG AATATTATGACTCAGAAGAAATAGATTGTGATTCCCCACCTTCCCCGGTACGAGCCAACATAAAAACACCATGCCTGGGAGAACAGAAGAAGAGTCCACCTGTGGTTCCAAAGTTTGTGGCTCCAAAGCTTGTGGCTCCAAAGCTTGTGCGcataaaatga